The Aedes aegypti strain LVP_AGWG chromosome 3, AaegL5.0 Primary Assembly, whole genome shotgun sequence genome contains a region encoding:
- the LOC5566572 gene encoding zinc transporter ZIP2 codes for MAANSSEVTVLASDSTGGDEGTKLLAIFVLGLGSVVCGLIPVFWTKQQSRPTMITVLLCFGAGVLLATALVHMLPEVRLLLPRYAEVIFCAGYFLIYAVEEFVHLCPSGGARVRCGLGSCCGGESVSLISRSNSISVTHTEMENSTAPSSEENPDSHGSTGTFSLLLALCVHSLLEGLAIGVQNSSAKVLLLLGAVSAHKFVVAFCLGVEVSSHQLQQGGRRQSSIVQIVIFSLGSVCGIAIGMALDGLDETFNRVVIPVLQAIAGGTLLYVTVSEVLPRERGKRKPGAVVGAWQLLAVIAGFIVMTFLSMAITEQ; via the exons ATGGCTGCTAACAGTAGCGAGGTGACAGTTCTGGCGAGTGATTCGACTGGCGGCGATGAGGGAACCAAACTGTTGGCGATTTTTGTGCTCGGATTGGGCAGTGTGGTGTGCGGATTGATTCCCGTGTTCTGGACCAAGCAGCAGAGCAGACCCACCATGATAACGGTGCTGCTATGCTTCGGAGCGGGAGTTTTGCTGGCCACCGCCCTGGTTCATATGTTGCCCGAGGTGCGGCTGCTGTTGCCACGATATGCCGAAGTGATATTCTGTGCCGGTTATTTTCTGATCTATGCCGTGGAGGAGTTCGTGCATCTGTGCCCTAGTGGGGGCGCCCGAGTTCGATGTGGACTAGGCAGTTGCTGCGGCGGGGAATCCGTTTCGTTGATTAGCAGAAG CAATTCGATTAGCGTAACTCACACGGAAATGGAAAACTCCACGGCTCCCTCCTCCGAAGAGAACCCAGACTCCCATGGTTCAACCGGGACCTTTAGCCTGCTGCTGGCTCTCTGTGTCCACTCACTGCTCGAAGGCCTAGCCATCGGCGTTCAGAACTCCTCTGCCAAAGTACTTCTACTGTTGGGAGCCGTCAGTGCACACAAATTTGTGGTCGCCTTCTGTTTGGGAGTGGAGGTGAGTTCACACCAACTGCAGCAGGGAGGCCGTCGCCAATCCAGCATAGTGCAGATTGTGATATTTTCGCTGGGCTCGGTCTGCGGTATTGCCATCGGAATGGCCCTGGACGGACTGGACGAAACCTTTAACCGCGTGGTGATACCGGTACTGCAGGCGATTGCTGGAGGCACGCTGCTCTATGTGACGGTCAGCGAGGTGCTACCACGGGAACGGGGCAAGCGAAAACCGGGAGCGGTGGTTGGAGCTTGGCAGTTGCTTGCGGTGATCGCCGGATTCATTGTGATGACTTTCTTGAGCATGGCTATAACGGaacaataa